The Porphyrobacter sp. HT-58-2 genome segment CCGCAGCCCTGTTCCTCACCGCGACCGGCGGCACCACCGGGATGCCCAAGGCGGTGATGTGGCCGATGGATCAGGCGTGGCAGGCGTTCAATATCGGGTTGTGGCAGCGCCCGCCGGGCACGCCGCCGCTGATTGCGGGCTCGCTGGAGGAGCAGGTGGCCGAGGCGGTGCGGATCGGCCCCGATCACCCGGCCAGCACTTCGCCGGTGCTGCTGCTCTCCCCGCTGATGCATGGCGCGGGGCAGTTTTCCGCGCTGATCCATCTGCTCAAGGGCGGCACGCTGGCCTTGCTGCCGGGGCCGAAGTTCGACGCTGATCTGGCGCTGGACGAGATCGCACGCATCGGCGCGCGGGGGATCTTCATCGTCGGGGACGCCTTTGCCTTGCCGCTTGCCGACCGGCTGGATGCGCGGGGCGACGGGGCGCAAGTGCTGGCGTCGCTCCGGTCCATCACCTCGTCGGGCGCGGTGTTCTCGCCTGCCTTGAAGCAGCGGCTGATCGCGCATCACCCCTCGCTGATGATCGTCGATGCGCTGGGATCATCGGAAAGCTCGGGCACAGGCATCGTCATCACCACCGCGCAAGGCAGCACCGGAGGGGGCAAGTTCCAGCCGCTCCCCGGCCGCGACACCAAGCTGTTCGACGAACACCTCAAGGAAATCCCCCCCGGCACCGACGGCGTCGGCATCGTCGCGCGTACCGGGCCGTTGCCGCTGGGCTATCTTGGCGAGGACGCCAAGAACGCGCAGACCTTCCCCGTGATCGGCGGCCAGCGCTGGCTGATGACCGGCGACCGCGCGCGCTGGGCGGCGGACGGGAGCCTCGAATTCATCGGCCGCGACAACATGTGCATCAATACCGGGGGCGAGAAGGTCTTTCCCGAGGAGGTCGAGGCGGTGCTGCTCGATCATCCCGCGGTCAAAGACGTGCGCGTGGTGAGCCTTCCCGACCCGCGCTTCGGGCGCAAGGTGGTGGCTGTGGTGCAGGCCGATGTTGCGGTGGGGGGTGCGGTCGATGAAGCTGCGCTAGACGCCCACGCCCGCGCCGGCCTTGCCGGTTACAAGATTCCGCGGTTCTACATCTTCACTGATCGCTCGCTGCGGCTCAACAACGGCAAGCCCGATTACAAGACCGCACAGGCTATCGCCGATGCGGCAGCGGGATAGCAGAATGGCGGAACGCTACTTCACCTCGGCAACGATGGTGAAGGCAGGGTTTTCGACGAAGCCGAAGAATTCGCCCATGATGCGCTGCACCGTGTCGCCTGGCATATCCTCGGCGGTGAAGCCTGCCATGTCCTCGATCGCGAACAATTCGACATAGTCGAAAGGCGGTGGGCCTTCGCCGATCAGCCGCTGTTCGGCGCGATAGGTGACGAAGGAGCCGACCCGCTTCAGCCCGCGCATGGCGGGGTAATCGGTGTCGCGCACCCAGGCTTCGAAATCGTCTTTCGCAACGCCGGGCCGCAGGGTGTAGGTCAGGACGAGATTGGGCATTTTCGGTCTCCTTGCCTGCGGTTTCCTGTGAACGGTCAGCCGAGCAGCCTGCGGGCGAGCCAGCCACAGCCTGCCGCTCCCGCCAGATGTGCAGCCAGCAGGGCGGCGATCCAGACGAGCCGTCCCTCGACAGGCACGCTTATCACCACGATGATGGCGCTGGCGATCCAGAAGCCAAGTCCCGCCAGCACAGCCGTTCGCACAGAGACACCGCGCGCCCGGCGGTCACGCCAGGCCACTACGATCCCCACGCCCAGCGCCGGCACCGTGCCAATTGCGTAACCGAGAATGACGGCAAAGATTGAACCTGCAATCAGTCCGCCCACGACCTGCTTCGGCACGGCACCGGGATCGCCGCTGGCAAGGTCGCTAAAAACCGCAAGCAGAGTGGAGAGGATGGCAACCGTGACCCCTCCCACCACCGGCCCCGCGAGGCCGAACAGCGCCACAATGCCCAAGCTGCGGGCGATGGAAGCGCCCGCTTTCGTTGCGGAGGGATCATCGTGGGCCGTCATTGCCGCGATCCTATTGCACCACCGCCGGGCTTCCCATCCCCTGATCGGGTGAGGCAAGGCCGATGCAAGACGATGGGCGAGCGCCCTGGCGGCGATTACCCGAACAGCCGCCCGGCGACCGCGTCGAGCTTGGCCATCACTGCCGGATCATGCTCGTCCGGCGCGGTGATCACCGCATCATCAAGCGCCGTGTCGATGGGCGAAGGCTCGCGGATCTCGGGCAGGGCCTCGATGAAGTTGCGGATCATCGCCCGGGCGAGCGCGCCGTTGGCCTGCATCTGGCCGACCACCTGCGCGACATCAACCGCCTCGCCCTCACGCCAGCAATCATAGTCGGTCACCATCCCCACAAGGGCGTATGGCAACTCGGCTTCGCGGGCGAGCTTGGCTTCGGGCATGGCCGTCATCCCGATCACATCCGCGCCCCATGCACGGTACATCCGGCTTTCCGCGCGGGTGGAAAATTGCGGGCCTTCCATCGCCAGATAGGTCGCGCCGACTGCGACCTTGCCCTTGGCGGCAGCGATGGCGTGGGCGGCCATGTCCGACAGGCGCGGGCAGACCGGATCGGCCATCGAGACATGGGTGACAAAGCCACTGGTGTAGAAAGTGCTGGGCCGGGCGAAGGTGCGGTCGATGAACTGTTCGACCACGGCAAAACGCCCCGGCTCCAGTTCCTCGCGCAAGGAACCCACTGCACTGACGGCGAGAATGTCTGTGCAGCCTGCGCGCTTCAGCGCATCAATATTGGCGCGCGAATTCAGTTCGGTCGGGCTGATCGGGTGGCCACGGCCGTGGCGCGGCAGAAAGCGCACCTTCACCTCGCCGATCCGGCCGCACAGGATCTCGTCAGAGGGATCGCCCCAGGGCGTTTCGATCGCGATCCACTGCGCGTCCTCGATGCCGTCCATGGCATAGAGGCCCGATCCGCCGATGATCCCGATGCACCATTCGCTCGCCATGCGTGGCTCTGCCCTCTCCTGTGTTCTGCGTGAGCGGCTTAGGTCAGGTCGAAGCGGGTCGGCAAGGCCTTGCGGATCACCTTTTCCGCCGCCGCGAAAGGTTCGGCGATCAGCGGCAGGCCCTGCATGGTGGCAAAATGCCGCGCAAGGCCGGGCCATTTGTCGAGCGGGGTTTCCGCCACCAGCGCGATCTGCCCGATCACGGCTGCGACCGTGATATCGGCAATCGAGAGCGCATCGCCGGCAAAGAACGCCCGCCCGCCAAGCCGCGCTTCCAGCACGTCGAAGATGGGCGGCAGTTGTGTGGCCCAGGCCTCGCGCGCCTTGTCCAGCCCGGGTTCCTCCCCCTTAGAAATGGCGAAGAAGATCGGGCGAAAGATGCCGAGGCCCCCGGCCATCGCCAGTGCGGTATCGGCATATTCCTCGATGAACAGTGCCTCGCCCAGAGCCATCGGATCATCGGGGTACAGCGCCGGCGCGGGGTGCTTTTTCTCGATGAAGGCGCAGATCGCGGAACTGTCGGCGATGGTCCCGGCCACACCTTCTTCCGCCACCGCGCGGTCGCGCAGCACCGGGATGCGTTTCATCGGCGAGATGTCGCGGAACCACGCAGGCGGATCGAACACGTTCACCGCCTCGATCTCGTAAGGCACACTTTTGGCGATGCACACCCCTGCAACCTTGCGTACGAAGGGCGATACCGGGCTGCCGTAGATCACCAGATCGGGGCGGGAATCAGTCATGAGCGCGTCTCTCCTCGGCAAGCTGTTGGCTGCCTCCATAGGCATGCGAGCCAATAGCGCAATCGCTAGGCGATGAAGGTTGCTGCGCCGCTTACAATCCCGCCACAGCAGCGATTGCGTTTTCGGATGCAACGCGCCACTTTGCGCGGGCGAGAGACGAGTCCCCCCATTTGCAGGACGAGAGAGGAACCACCATGGCTACCCAGTACAAGAACCTCATCAACGGCGAGATGGTCGCGACCGACCGCTGGCTCGACGTGGTGAACCCCGCCAACGAGCAGGTGATCGGCCAGGTCCCGGCCTGCGGCAAGGCCGAACTTGACCGCGCCGTCGCCGCCGCCCGCGCCGCGTTCAAGACCTGGAAGAACACCCCCATCGAAGAACGCCGCGCCGCGATCATGGCGATCTCCGGTGCGATCAAGGCCAATGCCGAGGAACTCTACCGCCTTCTGACCAGCGAACAGGGCAAGCCCCACGATCAGGCGCGCGGCGAAATCTATGGCGCTGCCGCCATGAGCGCGGCGCAGTCCACCCTTAGCCTTGATGACGAGATCAACGAGGACAGCGACACCCGCCTCAGCCGCACCCGCCGCGTGCCGGTGGGCGTGGTCGGCGGGATCGTGCCGTGGAACTTCCCCGTCATGATGGCGATCCAGAAGATCGTGCCTGCCATGCTTTCGGGCTGCACCATTGTCCTGAAGCCCTCGCCCTTTACCCCGCTGACCACGCTGCGCATCGCCGAGCTGATCGCGGACAAGGTGCCCGCGGGCGTGGTCAACATCATTACGGGTGAGGATGACCTCGGCCCGATGATCACCAGCCACCCGGATATCGACAAGATCACCTTCACCGGCTCGACCGCAACCGGCAAGAAGATCATGGAAGGCGCCTCGGCAGACCTCAAGCGCATCACGCTTGAACTGGGCGGCAACGACGCCTCGATCGTGCTCCCCGATGCCGATCCCAAGAAGGTTGCCGAACAGCTGTTCTGGTCGAGCTTCTCCAACGCAGGCCAGATCTGCGTCGCCGCCAAGCGCGTCTATATCCACGAGGATATCTATGACGAGCTTTCGGCGGCGATCGTCGAATACGCCAAGACCGTGAAGGTCGGCGACGGCAGCGAGCAGGGCACCGGCGTCGGCCCGATCCAGAACAAGAAGCAGTATGACCGCGTGCTCGAGCTGATCGAGGATGCCAAGTCCAACGGCTACAAGTTCCTGCTGGGCGGCAATGTCGATCCCTCCGGCACCGGGTATTTCGTGCCGCTGACCATCCTCGACAACCCGCCCGAAGACGCCCGCATCGTCGCCGAGGAGCAGTTCGGACCGGTCATGCCGCTGATGAAGTTCTCTTCGGAAGAGGAAGTCATCCAGCGCGCCAACAACTCGGAATATGGCCTTGCCGGCGCGGTGTGGACCGGCAACCCGGAAAAGGGCGTCGAAATCGCCGAGCAGCTCGAAACCGGCACGGTGTGGGTCAACGAATACCTCCACCTCTCGCCCTTCGCGCCGTTCGGCGGGCACAAGCAGTCGGGCTTCGGCGCCGAATATGGCAAGGAAGGCCTCAAGGAGTTCACCTATGCGCAGGTGATCACCGTCAAGAAGGACAACGTCCCCGCCTGATCCGGTGGCGATTAGCGTTGAAGAACTGAGCGCCGGGCTGGCGCGGGTGGCATCCCGCGCCGGTCTCGGCGCTTTGTCGTCTCAGCCGCAGCGTCTCACAGGCGGAGCGGTGATGGAAAGCTGGCGGTTTTTCGCTGGCGGCTGCGATTACGTCCTGCGCCGCGCGCCAAGCCTCGCCTTCATGGAGGGGCGGCCCTATGGCCACGCGGTCGAGGCGGCGCTGATCGAGGCGGCCCGCGCCAAGGGCGTGACCGCGCCGGAGGTGGTGGCGGTGCTGGAAGAGGGCGACGGGCTGGGCTCAGGCTTCATCATGCGCGCGCTGCCGGGGACGGCTGATCCCAAGGTGATCCTCGGCTGCGACGATCCTGACGGGCTGCTGCGCGCAATTGCCCGCGATCTGGCGCGCATCCACCGCCTGCGGCAGGCGGACGTGCCCGAAGGCGTGCCGGTGATGCACTACGGCGCCGCTATCGCCGACCTCAAGGCGCAGTTCATGGAGGCAGGCGGGGATCGCCCGATCATCGCACTGGGGCTGAAGTGGCTGGAGGACAATTGCCCCGCGCAAGTCGAGCCCGTCCTCAACCACGGCGATTACCGGATGGGCAATCTGCTGGTCGAAGGTTCAAACCTCACCGGCGTGCTCGACTGGGAGATCGCCCATTTCGGCGACCCTCACGAAGACCTCGCCTTCGGCTGCATGGCGGTGTGGCGCTTCCATCGCTACGACCGCCCCGCGCTGGGGCTGGGGAGCATCGCGGACTACATCGCCGCCTATGAGGCCGAGGCGGGGGTGAAAGTCGACCCCGCCCGCTTCCGCTTCTGGACGATCTACCGCACCGTGTGGTGGGCGCTCGGGTGCCTCAAGATGGCCGCGCAATGGCGCTCCGGCGCGGACCGGATGCTCGAACGCGTGGTGATCTCGCGCCGGACGAGCGAGCAGGAACTCGATCTGCTGCTGCTGCTGGAGGAGGATGCGCCGATGGTTGAGCGGCTGCGTCATGTCTATCCGCCCACCACGCTCGATCACCACTATGGGGAGGCGGACGTGGGAGAATTGGCGTCTGCGGTCTTGGAGTGGTTGGCCACAATCAAGGATAAACTCAGCGGTCACGACCGCTTTCAATTGGCGGTGGCCCGGAATGCCTTGGGGATGATCTCAAGGGAGAGTGAGTTTCTTCCGCTTCCCACCGACACGGAAACGGCAGGAGCGTGCCTGTCAGGCGTCCTCTCGCTTTATGAGATTGGCTTCCTTCAATCTCTCAGGGAAGGTGTCTTGAGCAAAGTGATGGTCGACTCCCCGAAGTATCCTGCGCTTACCGTTGCGCTGAAGAAATGGGCACCAGTGCAAGAGGATCTTGATTGATGGACTTCGCCATCCCCGCCGACCTGCAAGCCTATCTCGACGAACTCGACGCCTTCATCGCCGCCGAGATCAAGCCGCTCGAAGCGCAGGACGACAATATCCGCTTCTTCGACCACCGCCGCGAGCACGCGCGCACCGATTGGGAGCGCGGCGGGTTGCCCCGGCACGAGTGGGAGGAGCTGCTCAAGGAAGCCACCCGCCGCGCCGACAAGGCGGGCCATTGGCGCTTCTCCGCGCCGGTGCGCTACGGCGGCAAGGACGGCAGCAACCTGTGGATGGCGGTGATCCGCGAACATTTCGCGCGGATGGGCCTCGGCCTCCACAATGACTTGCAGAACGAGCACAGCATCGTCGGCAACTTCCCCTTCGTCGCCATGTTCGACCAGTGGGGCACGGAAGAACAGAAGCAGGAATTCATCCTCGGCGGGTTCGAGCGCACGCGGCGGGTCGCCTTTGGCCTCACCGAACCGCACCACGGCTCAGACGCCACGCACATGGAGACGGTCGCGGTGCGCGAGACCCGTGACGGCGTGGACGGCTGGCGGATCGATGGCGAGAAGATGTGGATCACCGGCATGCACGTCGCCACCCACTGCGCGATGTTCGCGCGCACCAGCGGCAAGGCGGGGGATGCGAGCGGGATCACCTGCTTCCTCGTCCCCAACCCCACCCCCGGCCTCGAAATCGAGGAGTGGATGTGGACCTTCAACATGCCCACCGATCACCCGCGCCTGTCGGTGACGAACGTCTGGGTGCCGGACAGCGCAATCCTCGGCGTGGAGGGCCGCGGCCTCGCGCTGGCGCAGAGCTTCGTCCACCAGAACCGCATCCGTCAGGCCGCCTCAAGCTGCGGCGCGGCGCTCTATTGCATCGATGAAAGCGTGAAATATGCCCGCGAGCGCAAGCCCTTCGGCGAGGAACTGGCGCGCAATCAGGCGATCCAGTTCCCCTTGGTAGAGTTGGCGACGCAGGCGGAAATGCTGCGGCTGCTGATCTTCAAGACTGCGTGGGAGATGGACAACATGCCCCATGAACAGATTGAACGTACCATCAGCGACAAGGTCTCGATGTGCAATTACTGGGCGAACCGGCTGGTCTGCGAGGCGGCGGACCGCGCGATGCAGGTCCACGGCGGCATCGGCTATTCGCGGCACAAGCCCTTCGAACACATCTACCGCCACCACCGCCGCTACCGGATCACCGAAGGCAGCGAGGAGATTCAGATGCGCAAGGTGGGGGCCTACCTGTTCGGGTATTTGGGGCCGAAGCGGGGCCAGTTTTCCTGACGCTCGACTAACCCCGCCGTCTCCACCACCCGGCGAGCAGGCTCCCGATCACCACGTGCCACACCGCCGAAATCGCCGCTGGCACCGGGGCGAGCGCGGCTTGGCTCACCTGCGCGAATTGCGCAGCGAAGGCGGGGGTTTTCGCCAAGCCCGACCCTAGCCCGGAATTCTGCATCCCGACCTCGATGCTGATCGTCCGCGCCTCGATCTCGCCGAGGCCCAGCACCCGCGCCAAAACGTAACCCAGCGCAAAGCCGCTCGCGTGGAGCAGGAAAGTCGCCAGCAGCAGCATCCCTGCATGCTCCATGATTTGCGCCTTCGACCCGCCGACGATCCCGCCGACGATCAGGATGACGAGCACGATGGCGACCAGCGGCAGCACCGCATTCACCCGCTCCGCCGCGCGGGGAAACAGGCGATTGAGCAGCGTCCCCAGCACCACCGGCACCAGCACGATGCTGACCATCTGAACGAGCAGGTTCAGCCGGTCGATCTCGACGTAAGCCCCCGCCAGCGCGCCCGTCAGCAGCGGGGTCAGCGCCACGGCGGCCAGCGTCGAGGCCATGGTCATCGCCACCGACAGCGCGACATTCCCGCGCGCGATGAAGGCCACCACGTTCGACGCCGTCCCGCCGGGGCAGCAGGCCACCAGGATCAACCCCACCGCCAGCCCCGGCTCAAGCCCCAGCACCTGCGCAATCGCGAAGCCCGCCAGCGGCATCACTGCGAATTGCAGCCCCACCCCTGCCAGCAAAGCGCGCGGCATCCGAGCCAGCGCGCGATAGTCGTCAAAGCTCAGCGTCAGCCCCATCGCCAGCATGATCGTACCCAGCGCGAGGCTGAGCAGCGGCTGGCCCGCCACCGCGATCCGCCCGTCGGTCATCCATGTGAAACCCGCCGGCCACACCCACGCCAGTCCGACCCCCAGCACGGTAAGCAGCGCAAAGTTGTTGGTGATCATGCGCAGCATTGCTTGCCCCTTAAGCCGCCGTTCCTGATCGACCAACGACATTCCCGCCCCTAGCAATATCGTTTCGCACCGCTAGTCTCCCGCGCCAACAGAGGGAGACTTTTCATGCGCCATTTCGCCGCCGCCCTGCTTGCCGGGGCCGCCTGCCTTGCCAGCCTCATTGCCGCCCCGCTTGCGGCCCAGTCGAAGGGCAAGGCCGCCAAGACCGAAGACAAGTGGAGCGTCGAGGCGCCCAGGGGCGCGAAGATCAGGCAGGTGCCGATCCGTACGGACGAAGGCACATGGATGGACGTGGATGTGTCGCCCGACGGGCAGACCATCGCCTTCACCCTTCTGGGCGATATCTACACCATGCCGATCACCGGCGGCACGCCCAAGCGCATTGCGGAAGGTCTGGCATGGGATGTCCACCCGCGCTTTTCGCCCGATGGCACGCGCATCGCCTTCACCTCGGACCGCGGGGGCGGGGACAATATCTGGGTGATGAACGCCGACGGCAGCGACAAGCGGCAGGTGACGAAAGAAGACTTCCGCCTCCTGAACCAGCCCGCCTGGTCGCCCGACGGACGCTTCATCGCCGCCAAGAAGCATTACACCACCGAACGCTCGCTCGGCACCGGCG includes the following:
- a CDS encoding REDY-like protein HapK, with product MPNLVLTYTLRPGVAKDDFEAWVRDTDYPAMRGLKRVGSFVTYRAEQRLIGEGPPPFDYVELFAIEDMAGFTAEDMPGDTVQRIMGEFFGFVENPAFTIVAEVK
- a CDS encoding aldehyde dehydrogenase family protein, translated to MATQYKNLINGEMVATDRWLDVVNPANEQVIGQVPACGKAELDRAVAAARAAFKTWKNTPIEERRAAIMAISGAIKANAEELYRLLTSEQGKPHDQARGEIYGAAAMSAAQSTLSLDDEINEDSDTRLSRTRRVPVGVVGGIVPWNFPVMMAIQKIVPAMLSGCTIVLKPSPFTPLTTLRIAELIADKVPAGVVNIITGEDDLGPMITSHPDIDKITFTGSTATGKKIMEGASADLKRITLELGGNDASIVLPDADPKKVAEQLFWSSFSNAGQICVAAKRVYIHEDIYDELSAAIVEYAKTVKVGDGSEQGTGVGPIQNKKQYDRVLELIEDAKSNGYKFLLGGNVDPSGTGYFVPLTILDNPPEDARIVAEEQFGPVMPLMKFSSEEEVIQRANNSEYGLAGAVWTGNPEKGVEIAEQLETGTVWVNEYLHLSPFAPFGGHKQSGFGAEYGKEGLKEFTYAQVITVKKDNVPA
- a CDS encoding AMP-binding protein yields the protein MMFAGANFGMVLKALAGAIPPERPALVHGDRVVTWGELDALTDRIAAGLAARGLRAGDIAGQMLRNTPDYMLAWFGCAKAGVVPVNVNYHYRQRELADIFTRFGLKALFTESDFAELARAAMPAGTLTVNVGAAEWGVLCESPLPEGFAIHDDPAALFLTATGGTTGMPKAVMWPMDQAWQAFNIGLWQRPPGTPPLIAGSLEEQVAEAVRIGPDHPASTSPVLLLSPLMHGAGQFSALIHLLKGGTLALLPGPKFDADLALDEIARIGARGIFIVGDAFALPLADRLDARGDGAQVLASLRSITSSGAVFSPALKQRLIAHHPSLMIVDALGSSESSGTGIVITTAQGSTGGGKFQPLPGRDTKLFDEHLKEIPPGTDGVGIVARTGPLPLGYLGEDAKNAQTFPVIGGQRWLMTGDRARWAADGSLEFIGRDNMCINTGGEKVFPEEVEAVLLDHPAVKDVRVVSLPDPRFGRKVVAVVQADVAVGGAVDEAALDAHARAGLAGYKIPRFYIFTDRSLRLNNGKPDYKTAQAIADAAAG
- a CDS encoding phosphotransferase, with protein sequence MAISVEELSAGLARVASRAGLGALSSQPQRLTGGAVMESWRFFAGGCDYVLRRAPSLAFMEGRPYGHAVEAALIEAARAKGVTAPEVVAVLEEGDGLGSGFIMRALPGTADPKVILGCDDPDGLLRAIARDLARIHRLRQADVPEGVPVMHYGAAIADLKAQFMEAGGDRPIIALGLKWLEDNCPAQVEPVLNHGDYRMGNLLVEGSNLTGVLDWEIAHFGDPHEDLAFGCMAVWRFHRYDRPALGLGSIADYIAAYEAEAGVKVDPARFRFWTIYRTVWWALGCLKMAAQWRSGADRMLERVVISRRTSEQELDLLLLLEEDAPMVERLRHVYPPTTLDHHYGEADVGELASAVLEWLATIKDKLSGHDRFQLAVARNALGMISRESEFLPLPTDTETAGACLSGVLSLYEIGFLQSLREGVLSKVMVDSPKYPALTVALKKWAPVQEDLD
- a CDS encoding bile acid:sodium symporter family protein; the protein is MLRMITNNFALLTVLGVGLAWVWPAGFTWMTDGRIAVAGQPLLSLALGTIMLAMGLTLSFDDYRALARMPRALLAGVGLQFAVMPLAGFAIAQVLGLEPGLAVGLILVACCPGGTASNVVAFIARGNVALSVAMTMASTLAAVALTPLLTGALAGAYVEIDRLNLLVQMVSIVLVPVVLGTLLNRLFPRAAERVNAVLPLVAIVLVILIVGGIVGGSKAQIMEHAGMLLLATFLLHASGFALGYVLARVLGLGEIEARTISIEVGMQNSGLGSGLAKTPAFAAQFAQVSQAALAPVPAAISAVWHVVIGSLLAGWWRRRG
- a CDS encoding glutathione S-transferase family protein, with translation MTDSRPDLVIYGSPVSPFVRKVAGVCIAKSVPYEIEAVNVFDPPAWFRDISPMKRIPVLRDRAVAEEGVAGTIADSSAICAFIEKKHPAPALYPDDPMALGEALFIEEYADTALAMAGGLGIFRPIFFAISKGEEPGLDKAREAWATQLPPIFDVLEARLGGRAFFAGDALSIADITVAAVIGQIALVAETPLDKWPGLARHFATMQGLPLIAEPFAAAEKVIRKALPTRFDLT
- the mtnP gene encoding S-methyl-5'-thioadenosine phosphorylase, with the translated sequence MASEWCIGIIGGSGLYAMDGIEDAQWIAIETPWGDPSDEILCGRIGEVKVRFLPRHGRGHPISPTELNSRANIDALKRAGCTDILAVSAVGSLREELEPGRFAVVEQFIDRTFARPSTFYTSGFVTHVSMADPVCPRLSDMAAHAIAAAKGKVAVGATYLAMEGPQFSTRAESRMYRAWGADVIGMTAMPEAKLAREAELPYALVGMVTDYDCWREGEAVDVAQVVGQMQANGALARAMIRNFIEALPEIREPSPIDTALDDAVITAPDEHDPAVMAKLDAVAGRLFG
- a CDS encoding acyl-CoA dehydrogenase family protein, encoding MDFAIPADLQAYLDELDAFIAAEIKPLEAQDDNIRFFDHRREHARTDWERGGLPRHEWEELLKEATRRADKAGHWRFSAPVRYGGKDGSNLWMAVIREHFARMGLGLHNDLQNEHSIVGNFPFVAMFDQWGTEEQKQEFILGGFERTRRVAFGLTEPHHGSDATHMETVAVRETRDGVDGWRIDGEKMWITGMHVATHCAMFARTSGKAGDASGITCFLVPNPTPGLEIEEWMWTFNMPTDHPRLSVTNVWVPDSAILGVEGRGLALAQSFVHQNRIRQAASSCGAALYCIDESVKYARERKPFGEELARNQAIQFPLVELATQAEMLRLLIFKTAWEMDNMPHEQIERTISDKVSMCNYWANRLVCEAADRAMQVHGGIGYSRHKPFEHIYRHHRRYRITEGSEEIQMRKVGAYLFGYLGPKRGQFS